One window of Flavobacterium ammonificans genomic DNA carries:
- a CDS encoding cell division protein ZapA, whose protein sequence is MDEKLKIKISIADRVYPLTVDPSQEEGLRSASKKIDTMIKQFEENYAVRDKQDVLAMCALQFASQVEQKQIDNAIDGEETIERLNKINTILDNYLNK, encoded by the coding sequence ATGGACGAAAAGCTTAAAATAAAAATATCAATTGCAGATCGAGTTTACCCATTAACGGTAGACCCATCTCAAGAAGAAGGACTTCGAAGTGCTTCTAAAAAGATTGATACCATGATTAAGCAATTTGAAGAAAATTATGCTGTTCGAGACAAGCAAGATGTATTGGCCATGTGTGCCCTACAATTTGCTTCTCAAGTAGAACAAAAGCAAATCGATAACGCAATTGACGGAGAAGAAACTATCGAAAGATTGAATAAAATCAATACGATATTAGACAACTATCTCAATAAATAA
- the rny gene encoding ribonuclease Y — MDNIVTIIITGIVGVVAGFAIAKILEKSNISNLIKTAKKEAASIIKDANFEAENIKKDKILQAKEKFIELKSEHEQVILARDKKVAEVEKRVRDKESLISNELAKAKRVNDDYEAKTLEYTSKLEILEKKQAEVERMHKSQLQQLEVISGLSAEDAKEQLIEGLKAEAKTQAMSQIQDTIEEAKLTAQQEAKKIIINTIQRVGTEEAVENCVSVFNIESDDVKGRIIGREGRNIRALEAATGVEIIVDDTPEAIILSCFDPVRREIARLSLHKLVTDGRIHPARIEEVVAKTAKQIDDEIIEVGKRTVIDLGIHGLHPELIKVVGRMKYRSSYGQNLLQHSREVSKLCGIMAAELGLNVKLAKRAGLLHDIGKVPDAESDLPHALLGMQWAEKYGEKEEVCNAIGAHHDEIEMKSLLSPIIQVCDAISGARPGARRQVLDSYIQRLKDLEEVAYGFGGVKSAYAIQAGRELRVIVESEKVSDDKASNLSFEISQKIQTEMTYPGQVKVTVIRETRAVNIAK, encoded by the coding sequence ATGGACAACATAGTAACAATCATTATTACCGGAATAGTAGGAGTAGTAGCTGGTTTTGCAATTGCAAAAATCTTAGAAAAAAGCAACATTTCGAACCTAATAAAGACAGCGAAAAAAGAAGCAGCATCTATTATCAAAGACGCTAATTTTGAAGCAGAAAACATCAAAAAAGATAAAATTCTTCAAGCTAAAGAAAAGTTTATCGAATTGAAATCTGAACACGAACAAGTAATTTTAGCTCGTGATAAAAAAGTAGCTGAAGTAGAAAAAAGAGTTCGCGATAAAGAATCTCTAATTTCAAATGAATTGGCTAAAGCCAAAAGAGTAAACGACGACTACGAAGCTAAAACACTTGAGTATACTTCTAAATTGGAAATCTTAGAAAAGAAGCAAGCCGAAGTAGAAAGAATGCATAAAAGTCAGCTGCAACAGTTAGAAGTGATTTCTGGATTATCAGCAGAAGACGCAAAAGAGCAATTAATTGAAGGTTTAAAAGCTGAAGCTAAGACGCAAGCGATGTCTCAAATTCAAGATACTATTGAAGAGGCGAAATTAACTGCACAGCAAGAAGCGAAGAAAATAATCATCAATACCATCCAACGTGTAGGTACAGAAGAAGCAGTTGAAAATTGCGTTTCTGTTTTCAACATTGAATCAGATGATGTAAAAGGTAGAATTATTGGACGTGAAGGACGTAACATTAGAGCGTTAGAAGCCGCTACCGGAGTGGAAATTATAGTAGATGATACTCCTGAAGCAATTATCCTTTCTTGTTTTGATCCAGTACGTAGAGAAATTGCCCGTTTGTCATTACATAAATTAGTAACTGACGGACGAATTCACCCTGCGCGTATCGAAGAAGTTGTTGCTAAAACTGCAAAACAAATCGATGACGAAATCATTGAAGTAGGTAAACGTACGGTAATTGATTTAGGTATCCACGGATTACACCCTGAATTGATTAAAGTGGTAGGTAGAATGAAATACCGTTCATCTTACGGACAAAACTTATTGCAACACTCACGTGAAGTATCTAAGCTTTGTGGAATTATGGCTGCCGAATTAGGATTGAATGTAAAATTGGCGAAGAGAGCCGGTTTATTACACGATATTGGTAAAGTGCCAGATGCAGAAAGTGATTTACCACACGCTTTATTAGGGATGCAATGGGCTGAGAAATACGGTGAGAAAGAAGAAGTATGTAATGCTATTGGAGCGCACCACGACGAGATTGAGATGAAATCATTATTGTCTCCAATCATTCAAGTGTGTGATGCTATTTCAGGAGCAAGACCAGGAGCAAGAAGACAAGTATTGGATTCATACATTCAACGTTTGAAAGATCTTGAAGAAGTAGCTTACGGATTTGGCGGAGTAAAAAGTGCTTACGCGATTCAAGCAGGTAGAGAATTACGTGTAATTGTAGAAAGCGAAAAAGTTTCTGATGACAAAGCATCTAACTTATCATTCGAAATTTCACAAAAAATTCAAACTGAAATGACCTATCCAGGTCAAGTTAAAGTAACAGTAATTAGAGAGACTAGAGCGGTAAATATCGCTAAATAA
- a CDS encoding porin family protein, with amino-acid sequence MKKNLIPICIILITTLSAHAQIVKLGIKAGVNYANQNGSDITVNNVNYKSEAITNYHFGLVAELPLGESFAFQPEVLYSTVGANYKAAGVLADINNELGYITIPVLAKINLSKTFSLDLGPQASFLVSNKENVLLDDPKSFDFGAAAGLGIKVTKSIFLQGRYVVGLSEASTNAEIKNSVVQVSAGFYF; translated from the coding sequence ATGAAAAAAAATCTTATTCCAATTTGTATCATCCTAATAACAACACTATCTGCTCATGCACAAATAGTTAAATTAGGTATTAAAGCTGGTGTCAATTACGCTAATCAAAATGGTTCTGATATTACAGTAAACAATGTAAATTATAAATCAGAAGCGATTACCAATTATCACTTTGGTCTTGTTGCAGAACTTCCTCTTGGAGAATCATTTGCCTTTCAACCTGAGGTTTTATATTCCACTGTAGGAGCCAACTACAAAGCAGCTGGAGTACTAGCTGATATAAACAATGAATTAGGCTATATCACAATTCCAGTTTTGGCAAAAATTAATTTAAGCAAGACATTTAGTTTAGACCTTGGTCCCCAAGCTTCTTTTTTAGTAAGCAATAAGGAAAATGTTTTACTAGATGATCCTAAGTCATTTGATTTTGGTGCAGCAGCTGGATTAGGAATCAAAGTTACTAAAAGCATTTTTTTACAAGGTAGATATGTAGTTGGATTGAGCGAGGCATCTACGAATGCTGAAATTAAAAATTCAGTAGTTCAAGTATCCGCTGGATTTTACTTTTAA
- the xerD gene encoding site-specific tyrosine recombinase XerD — protein sequence MNWTTFIKNYQSYLRIERGLSKNTIDNYSFDVDRLCLFLEQNQIQVSPVKITEETIQQFIYSVSKQVNARSQARIISGLKSFFNYLVFEDYRSDNPLELIETPKTGRKLPDTLSVAEIDALINAIDLSSNEGERNRAMLETLYGCGLRVSELVNLKISDLFFDEGFVKITGKGNKQRFVPIGHLTQKYILLYKETIRTHIAVKKGFEDTLFLNRRGSQLTRAMIFTIIKDLATKINLNKTISPHTLRHSFATHLLENGADLRSIQLMLGHESITTTEIYVHLDRRFLTVVMNTYHPRKD from the coding sequence GTGAACTGGACTACTTTTATAAAAAACTACCAATCGTATTTGAGAATCGAAAGGGGATTGTCAAAGAATACTATTGACAATTATTCTTTTGATGTAGATCGTTTGTGTCTTTTTTTAGAGCAAAATCAAATTCAAGTTTCGCCAGTAAAAATTACAGAGGAAACGATTCAGCAATTTATTTACAGTGTTTCAAAACAAGTGAACGCCCGTTCGCAAGCTCGAATTATTTCAGGATTAAAAAGTTTTTTTAATTATTTGGTTTTTGAAGATTATCGTTCAGACAATCCTTTAGAGTTAATAGAAACTCCAAAGACGGGAAGAAAACTACCCGATACACTTTCTGTAGCAGAAATAGATGCTTTAATCAACGCTATTGATTTGTCATCAAATGAAGGAGAGCGAAATCGAGCAATGTTAGAAACTTTATACGGTTGCGGTCTTCGTGTTTCGGAATTGGTCAATTTAAAAATATCCGATTTATTCTTTGATGAAGGTTTTGTAAAAATAACGGGAAAGGGAAATAAACAACGATTTGTACCCATTGGTCATTTGACTCAAAAATATATTCTTTTATACAAAGAAACCATAAGAACGCATATTGCTGTAAAAAAAGGATTTGAAGATACGCTCTTTCTTAATAGGAGAGGGAGTCAGCTTACCCGTGCTATGATTTTTACTATAATTAAAGATTTGGCAACCAAAATCAATTTAAACAAAACGATCAGTCCGCATACATTACGCCATTCCTTTGCAACCCATTTATTAGAAAATGGAGCCGACTTGCGTTCTATTCAATTAATGTTAGGGCACGAGTCCATTACGACTACTGAAATATATGTGCATTTAGATAGAAGGTTCTTAACCGTAGTAATGAATACTTATCATCCCAGAAAGGATTAA